Proteins encoded together in one Terriglobus saanensis SP1PR4 window:
- a CDS encoding menaquinone biosynthesis protein: protein MISFTNATPFRFVPPRFKAQIVFGDPSELTALMMEGKLDVCLLPTGSPIHLEEKVKPLGPYGIASYGHVMSVRLFSKVALAELLEKDRAMHLTQRSTTTRKLLQILFKKEFGATPRISSDPSESDARLLIGDEALNFARQEYRWPVNRDIGEWWMEQTGHGFVFAQWVVSPTVSDESVSDLTQWIEENLTFAATAEGRRSLREAGTAAGWNPDMAELYFERLEFRLTQVHLEGLSYFHRLLKGTDDGD, encoded by the coding sequence ATGATCTCCTTCACCAATGCAACGCCCTTTCGGTTCGTCCCACCGCGTTTCAAGGCGCAGATAGTCTTCGGAGACCCGAGCGAGCTTACCGCGTTGATGATGGAAGGAAAGCTGGATGTCTGCCTGCTGCCGACTGGATCGCCGATCCACCTCGAGGAAAAGGTAAAGCCTCTCGGGCCTTATGGCATTGCCTCTTACGGCCATGTCATGAGCGTCCGGCTGTTTTCCAAGGTGGCCCTGGCGGAGCTTCTGGAGAAAGACCGTGCGATGCATCTGACCCAACGGTCGACGACCACGAGAAAGTTGTTGCAGATTCTCTTTAAAAAGGAGTTTGGCGCCACCCCGCGCATCTCGTCCGACCCTTCCGAAAGTGACGCTCGTCTTCTGATCGGCGATGAAGCGTTGAACTTTGCGAGGCAAGAGTATCGTTGGCCGGTAAACCGCGATATCGGCGAATGGTGGATGGAGCAGACCGGCCACGGATTTGTGTTTGCGCAGTGGGTGGTTTCGCCCACGGTGAGTGACGAGTCTGTCTCCGACCTGACCCAATGGATCGAGGAGAACCTTACCTTTGCCGCGACGGCCGAGGGACGCAGATCTCTGCGCGAGGCAGGCACTGCGGCGGGATGGAATCCTGACATGGCGGAGCTTTATTTTGAGCGTCTGGAGTTTCGCCTGACGCAGGTTCATCTGGAAGGCCTTTCCTACTTTCACAGACTTTTGAAGGGAACAGACGATGGCGATTGA
- the mqnC gene encoding cyclic dehypoxanthinyl futalosine synthase produces the protein MAIERISAETGLAWLRDMPLVELMARADAVRWELHPRAEVTYVLDTNPNYTNVCTENCTFCSFYRPVGSKEGYVHSPEEVASRVARAYAQGATTVLLQGGHNPDLPLDYYLALIDAIQASTPKMHLHLFSPSEITQIAKVAGETVDQILQRFWERGVKTMPGGGAEILTDRVRRKVSPKKLSADGWINVMRSAHRVGMSTSATMMYGHLEENEDIIEHLVRLRELQDETGGFYAFIPWSFKRGASPLSQLVKTDALPSFYLRILAISRLMLDNILHIQASWFGEGIRAGQLGLYSGADDFGGILIEENVLSQAQHKVAITRPALLNAIREAGFTPVQRTTGYEVVQGTPLVNIVHPEAAVETFQRTPGPQQVVSQEEERANA, from the coding sequence ATGGCGATTGAGAGAATTTCCGCTGAGACGGGACTGGCGTGGCTTCGGGATATGCCGCTGGTCGAGCTGATGGCCCGCGCCGATGCCGTGCGCTGGGAGCTGCACCCCAGGGCCGAAGTGACCTACGTGCTGGATACGAATCCCAACTACACCAACGTCTGCACGGAGAACTGCACCTTCTGCAGCTTCTACCGTCCGGTTGGCAGTAAGGAAGGCTACGTCCACAGTCCGGAGGAGGTCGCCTCCCGTGTGGCGCGCGCGTATGCGCAGGGCGCAACGACGGTGCTGCTGCAGGGCGGACATAACCCCGACCTTCCGCTGGATTACTACCTCGCCCTGATCGACGCGATCCAAGCGAGCACGCCGAAGATGCATCTGCACCTCTTCTCTCCGTCGGAGATTACGCAGATTGCGAAGGTGGCAGGCGAGACGGTGGACCAGATCCTGCAACGCTTCTGGGAGCGCGGCGTGAAGACGATGCCGGGCGGTGGCGCGGAGATCCTCACAGATCGCGTGCGACGCAAGGTTTCGCCGAAGAAGCTCTCCGCCGACGGCTGGATCAATGTGATGCGGAGCGCGCATCGCGTGGGTATGTCGACGAGCGCGACGATGATGTACGGCCACCTGGAAGAGAACGAAGACATCATCGAGCACCTCGTCCGTCTGCGCGAGCTGCAGGATGAAACGGGCGGCTTCTACGCCTTCATTCCGTGGAGCTTCAAGCGCGGAGCTTCGCCACTGTCGCAACTGGTGAAGACGGATGCCCTGCCGAGCTTCTACCTGCGCATTCTGGCGATCTCGCGCCTGATGCTGGACAACATTCTGCACATCCAGGCGTCGTGGTTCGGAGAGGGAATCCGCGCGGGCCAGCTTGGCCTGTACAGCGGAGCGGACGACTTCGGCGGCATTCTGATCGAGGAGAACGTCCTCTCGCAGGCGCAGCACAAGGTAGCGATTACACGTCCCGCGTTGCTGAATGCGATTCGTGAAGCGGGCTTCACGCCGGTGCAGCGAACTACGGGGTACGAGGTAGTCCAGGGAACACCGCTGGTGAACATCGTGCATCCCGAAGCCGCCGTGGAAACCTTCCAGCGCACGCCGGGACCACAGCAGGTCGTCTCGCAGGAAGAAGAAAGAGCGAATGCCTGA